In a genomic window of Manduca sexta isolate Smith_Timp_Sample1 unplaced genomic scaffold, JHU_Msex_v1.0 HiC_scaffold_2066, whole genome shotgun sequence:
- the LOC119191892 gene encoding E1A-binding protein p400-like — MVRSYPQVWVNAAGDKMPVWCPPTPPAGDGDVYCETWSRRSTAAAPHPRRCCRPCTAASPAPHGTRAARVPPPAHPPHRPRCSSAAARGPVRARAHAPAAAHAPQPEWSPAEDAALRRALRLQRLPSEPPPAIAPNWEWVAELVGEAARAVGAQCVATARRARRPRAGARRHRRPPAARRRLDDERPRPPLHRLDAVRDAAERRRAAPKRRVDDPPHRNPKHAQLLADHGIDYDVPPTPVEVAARRADRIAREKLKAAAPQASTTASAVPAASATPAPVPVSVSQRVLVAAHSGAGGKPDARRLRAATSETPRATIAGATATSAPTAQLLYRQQAFTARHLKILHQTVAPSAQSGAAGTSADGASLRKIQLQQLSLRRGPAGRAQRRRPRRRPRAHRPPPLPRTSWWRTSPRPPRTPPHTPPPRTHPRTPLRTPSRTPLRTPPRTPPRTPPRTPPRPRRDHRNPDNKL; from the exons ATGGTACGGTCCTATCCGCAGGTCTGGGTGAACGCAGCCGGAGACAAGATGCCG GTGTGGTGTCCGCCCACGCCGCCCGCCGGCGACGGCGACGTGTACTGCGAGACCTGGTCGCGCCGCTCTACCGCCGCGGCGCCGCACCCGAGGCGCTGCTGCCGCCCGTGCACCGCCGCGAGCCCCGCGCCGCACGggacgcgcgccgcccgcgtcCCACCGCCCGCGCACCCCCCGCACCGCCCTCGCTGTTCGAGCGCGGCGGCCCGCGGCCCCGTCCGCGCCCGCGCacacgcgcccgccgccgcgcatgCGCCTCAGCCCGAGTGGTCCCCCGCCGAGGACGCCGCGTTGCGTCGCGCGCTCCGGCTGCAGCGTCTTCCGTCAGAACCGCCGCCTGCGATCGCGCCCAATTGGGAGTGGGTCGCCGAGCTCGTGGGcgaggcggcgcgcgcggtcGGCGCGCAGTGTGTCGCGACCGCACGACGCGCTCGCCGACCCCGAGCGGGCGCGCGCCGACACCGACGACCGCCTGCCGCCCGTCGCCGCCTTGACGACGAGCGTCCGCGCCCGCCGCTGCACCGGCTCGACGCGGTACGCGACGCAGCCGAACGCCGTCGCGCTGCGCCCAAACGACGAGTCGACGATCCTCCGCACCGCAATCCTAAACACGCACAACTACTCGCCGATCACGGGATCGACTACGATGTGCCGCCGACACCAGTCGAGGTGGCCGCGCGCCGGGCGGATCGTATTGCACGTGAAAAACTTAAGGCGGCAGCGCCACAAGCGTCGACGACGGCGTCGGCGGTTCCCGCGGCTTCGGCGACGCCCGCGCCGGTGCCAGTGTCGGTGTCGCAGCGCGTGCTGGTGGCGGCACACAGCGGCGCAGGTGGCAAGCCGGACGCACGGCGCCTGCGCGCGGCTACGTCGGAGACACCACGCGCGACCATCGCGGGCGCCACCGCGACCTCCGCGCCCACCGCGCAACTGCTTTATAGACAACAAGCTTTTACGGCGCGACATTTAAAAATCCTTCATCAGACTGTGGCGCCTTCCGCTCAG AGCGGAGCGGCTGGCACGAGCGCCGACGGCGCTTCGCTGCGCAAGATACAGCTCCAGCAACTGTCGTTGCGGCGCGGGCCGGCCGGGCGGGCGCAGCGCAGGCGGCCGCGGCGCAGGCCACGGGCGCACCGCCCGCCTCCGCTGCCTCGCACGTCGTGGTGGCGCACatcgccgcgcccgccgcgcactCCGCCGCACACGCCGCCGCCTCGCACGCATCCGCGCACACCGCTGCGCACACCATCGCGCACGCCGCTGCGCACCCCGCCTCGCACCCCGCCTCGCACCCCGCCTCGCACCCCGCCTCGCCCGCGCCGAGACCACCGGAATCCCGACAATAAACTCTAA
- the LOC115448059 gene encoding uncharacterized protein LOC115448059, with protein MMDSSPKRYASNFTSSTAQRGVEAKEVEIANARLDVNVSTSSQIGAESSQQDADDYGPLEDTGSYLQVVVEKHRRKHERAAVAVQTARLPSASSPAAGVADQARCAINIL; from the exons ATGATGGATTCGTCTCCAAAAAGATATGCTTCTAATTTTACGAGTTCTACGGCACAGAGAGGTGTTGAGGCTAAGGAAGTCGAAATTGCTAATGCTCGTCTCG ACGTGAATGTATCAACATCGAGTCAAATTGGCGCAGAGAGCTCCCAGCAAGACGCCGATGACTATGGGCCTTTGGAGGACACCGGATCATATTTGCAg GTGGTGGTGGAAAAGCATCGACGTAAGCACGAGCGCGCAGCCGTTGCCGTACAGACGGCGCGATTACCGTCTGCCTCCAGCCCCGCCGCCGGCGTCGCGGATCAGGCACGCTGcgcaataaatatactataa